One genomic window of Xanthobacter dioxanivorans includes the following:
- a CDS encoding DUF533 domain-containing protein — translation MADAGSLLGQLIGAALGNGSVRGGAGGGSAPGGLGDILGQVLGGGAPAGGGQSGASGLPGGLGDILGQVLGGGSGSRGPGSSGGLPGGLDDILGQVLGGGGTRGGGAPQGMPGGGLPGGLGDILGQILGGGGARSGGAASGDLGDFASDALGGGGSAPAPGSFPAPEPFPAPSSAPPPAPAPAPQSGGGNDLVKYGGLAVIGMLAWNAFRKWQSQSAGRAAFTSGTPAAAGFAPAAAPGGADAFSGVLLSAMAAAAQADGSLDGEELERIGGGLARMGAATPQREELIAFLTTPVDPQQVVDAATSPESALQIYAASAMAIRPDSAVEQQYLASLAQALGIDPGLKAQVDADLGA, via the coding sequence ATGGCGGACGCAGGGAGCCTTCTGGGCCAGCTCATCGGGGCTGCGCTCGGCAACGGAAGCGTGCGGGGTGGCGCGGGCGGCGGGTCCGCTCCCGGCGGGCTGGGCGACATCCTGGGCCAGGTTCTCGGCGGCGGTGCTCCGGCCGGCGGTGGCCAGAGCGGGGCCTCGGGCCTGCCCGGCGGGCTCGGCGATATTCTCGGGCAGGTGCTGGGCGGCGGATCGGGCAGCCGTGGGCCGGGGAGCTCCGGCGGCCTGCCCGGCGGGCTCGATGACATCCTCGGACAGGTGCTGGGCGGCGGCGGGACGCGGGGCGGCGGCGCGCCGCAAGGGATGCCCGGGGGCGGGCTGCCGGGCGGGCTCGGCGACATTCTCGGCCAGATTCTCGGTGGCGGCGGTGCCCGCTCCGGCGGGGCGGCCAGTGGCGATCTCGGCGACTTCGCCTCCGACGCCCTGGGCGGCGGCGGCTCCGCCCCTGCGCCCGGTTCCTTTCCGGCACCGGAGCCGTTTCCCGCCCCCTCGTCGGCCCCTCCGCCCGCGCCTGCTCCGGCGCCGCAGTCTGGCGGCGGCAACGACCTGGTGAAATATGGCGGCCTCGCCGTCATCGGCATGCTGGCCTGGAACGCCTTCCGCAAATGGCAGAGCCAGTCGGCCGGCCGCGCGGCCTTCACCTCCGGCACGCCGGCCGCGGCGGGCTTTGCCCCCGCTGCGGCTCCGGGCGGGGCGGATGCCTTTTCCGGCGTGCTGCTCTCGGCCATGGCGGCGGCGGCGCAGGCGGACGGAAGCCTCGACGGGGAGGAGCTGGAGCGCATCGGCGGCGGTCTCGCCCGCATGGGCGCGGCGACGCCCCAGCGGGAGGAGCTCATCGCCTTCCTCACCACGCCGGTGGACCCGCAACAGGTGGTGGATGCGGCCACCAGCCCCGAATCGGCGCTGCAGATCTATGCCGCCTCGGCCATGGCGATCCGGCCCGACAGCGCGGTGGAACAGCAATATCTGGCGAGCCTCGCGCAGGCCCTGGGCATCGACCCCGGCCTCAAGGCGCAGGTGGACGCCGATCTCGGGGCCTGA
- a CDS encoding thymidylate synthase has product MEAYHQLLRRILDEGVRKDDRTGTGTLCVFGHQMRFALEQGFPLVTTKKLHLKSIVHELLWFLAGDTNIQYLKENGVSIWDEWADARGDLGPVYGHQWRSWPTPEGGVIDQIAQVVSDIRRNPDSRRLIVTAWNPADVPKMALPPCHCLFQFAVLDGRLSCQLYQRSADVFLGVPFNIASYALLTHMVAQVAGLRVGDFVHTLGDAHLYLNHLDQAREQLSRAPRPLPRLALNPQVTDIFAFRYEDIEILGYDPHPAIRAPVAV; this is encoded by the coding sequence ATGGAAGCCTACCACCAGCTTCTTCGCCGCATCCTCGACGAGGGCGTCCGCAAGGACGACCGCACCGGCACCGGCACGCTTTGCGTCTTCGGCCACCAGATGCGCTTCGCGCTGGAGCAGGGCTTTCCCCTCGTCACCACCAAGAAGCTGCACCTGAAATCCATCGTGCATGAGCTGCTGTGGTTCCTCGCGGGCGACACCAACATCCAGTACCTCAAGGAAAACGGCGTCTCCATCTGGGACGAGTGGGCCGACGCGCGGGGCGATCTCGGCCCGGTCTACGGCCACCAGTGGCGCTCCTGGCCGACCCCCGAGGGCGGCGTCATCGACCAGATCGCCCAGGTGGTTTCCGACATCCGCCGCAACCCCGATTCGCGGCGCCTCATCGTCACCGCGTGGAATCCGGCGGACGTGCCAAAGATGGCGCTGCCGCCCTGCCACTGCCTGTTCCAGTTCGCGGTGCTGGACGGCCGGCTGTCGTGCCAGCTCTACCAGCGCTCCGCCGACGTGTTCCTGGGGGTGCCGTTCAACATCGCCTCCTACGCGCTGCTCACCCACATGGTGGCGCAGGTGGCGGGGCTGAGGGTGGGCGACTTCGTCCACACGCTGGGCGATGCCCACCTCTATCTGAACCATCTGGACCAGGCGCGCGAGCAGCTCTCGCGCGCGCCTCGCCCGCTGCCGCGCCTCGCCCTCAATCCGCAGGTGACGGACATCTTCGCCTTCCGCTACGAGGACATCGAGATCCTCGGCTATGATCCGCACCCGGCCATCCGGGCGCCGGTCGCCGTTTGA
- a CDS encoding hydantoinase/oxoprolinase family protein, protein MNVPVGNLRNVQVLGIDAGGTMTDTFFVDQDGDFVVGKAQSTPQNEALGLIASSEDGLANWGMSLHEALGQLQTGVYSGTAMLNRVVQRKGLKCGLIVNRGMEDFHRMGRAVQSHLGYAYEDRIHLNTHRYDPPLVPRQLTRGVIERTDMMGTQVIPLREDSARQAARELIASDVEGIVISLLHSYKNPVNERRVRDIVLEEVAKSGKKIPVFASADYYPVRKETHRTNTTILEGYAAEPSRQTLNKISDAFKERGTKFDFRVMATHGGTISWKAKELARTIVSGPIGGVIGAKYLGEVLGYKNIACSDIGGTSFDVALITQGEMTIKNDPDMARLVLSLPLVAMDSVGAGAGSFIRLDPYTKAIKLGPDSAGYRVGVCWKESGIETVTVSDCHMVLGYLNPDNFLGGAVKLDRQRSVDAIKVQIADKLGLSVEDAAAGVIELLDSDLRDYLRAMISGKGYSPQSFVCFSYGGAGPVHTYGYTEGLGFEDVIVPAWAAGFSAFGCAAADFEYRYDKSLDINMPTDMPDADKTKACVTLQSAWEELTRNVLEEFKLNGYAPEQVTLQPGYRMQYRGQLNDLEIESPLAEVHTAADWDQLTDAFNATYGRVYAASARSPELGYSVTGAIMRGMVPIPKPKIPKEPEQGETPPEEAKIGTRKFYRKKKWVDAQLYHMESLRPGNRVMGPAIIESDATTFVVPDGFETWLDGHRLFHLKEV, encoded by the coding sequence GTGAACGTTCCCGTGGGAAACCTGCGCAACGTCCAGGTGCTCGGCATCGATGCCGGCGGCACCATGACGGACACCTTTTTCGTGGACCAGGACGGCGACTTCGTCGTCGGCAAGGCCCAGTCCACGCCGCAGAACGAGGCCCTCGGCCTCATCGCCTCGTCCGAGGACGGCCTCGCCAACTGGGGCATGTCGCTGCACGAGGCCCTCGGCCAGCTGCAGACGGGGGTCTATTCGGGCACCGCGATGCTCAATCGCGTGGTCCAGCGCAAGGGGCTCAAATGCGGCCTCATCGTCAATCGCGGCATGGAGGATTTCCACCGCATGGGCCGCGCCGTCCAGAGCCATCTGGGCTATGCCTATGAGGACCGCATCCACCTCAACACCCACCGCTACGACCCGCCGCTGGTGCCGCGCCAGCTCACCCGCGGCGTCATCGAGCGCACCGACATGATGGGCACGCAGGTGATCCCCCTGCGCGAGGACAGCGCCCGGCAGGCCGCCCGCGAGCTGATCGCCTCCGACGTGGAAGGCATCGTCATCTCGCTGCTGCATTCCTACAAGAACCCGGTCAACGAGCGCCGCGTGCGCGACATCGTGCTGGAGGAAGTGGCGAAGAGCGGAAAGAAGATCCCGGTCTTCGCCTCCGCCGATTACTATCCCGTGCGCAAGGAAACCCACCGCACCAACACCACCATTCTCGAAGGCTACGCCGCCGAGCCGTCGCGGCAGACGCTGAACAAGATCTCAGACGCCTTCAAGGAGCGCGGCACCAAGTTCGACTTCCGCGTGATGGCGACCCATGGCGGCACCATCTCCTGGAAGGCGAAGGAGCTGGCCCGCACCATCGTCTCCGGCCCCATCGGCGGGGTGATCGGCGCGAAGTATCTCGGCGAGGTGCTGGGCTACAAGAACATCGCCTGCTCGGACATCGGCGGCACCTCGTTCGACGTGGCGCTCATCACCCAGGGCGAGATGACCATCAAGAACGACCCGGACATGGCGCGCCTCGTCCTGTCGCTGCCGCTGGTGGCCATGGATTCGGTGGGGGCGGGGGCCGGCTCCTTCATCCGCCTCGATCCCTACACCAAGGCGATCAAGCTCGGCCCGGACAGTGCCGGCTACCGGGTGGGCGTGTGCTGGAAGGAGAGCGGCATCGAGACGGTGACCGTCTCCGACTGCCACATGGTGCTGGGCTATCTCAACCCCGACAACTTCCTCGGCGGCGCGGTGAAGCTCGACCGGCAGCGCTCGGTGGACGCCATCAAGGTGCAGATCGCCGACAAGCTCGGCCTGTCGGTGGAGGATGCCGCCGCCGGCGTCATCGAGCTGCTCGACAGCGACCTGCGCGACTACCTGCGCGCCATGATCTCCGGCAAGGGCTACTCGCCGCAAAGCTTCGTGTGCTTCTCCTATGGCGGCGCAGGTCCCGTGCACACCTATGGCTATACGGAGGGCCTCGGCTTCGAGGATGTGATCGTGCCCGCCTGGGCCGCCGGCTTTTCCGCCTTCGGCTGCGCGGCGGCGGACTTCGAGTATCGCTACGACAAGTCCCTCGACATCAACATGCCCACCGACATGCCCGACGCCGACAAGACCAAGGCCTGCGTCACCCTCCAGTCGGCCTGGGAGGAACTGACCCGCAACGTGCTGGAGGAGTTCAAGCTCAACGGCTACGCCCCCGAGCAGGTGACGCTCCAGCCCGGCTACCGCATGCAGTATCGCGGCCAGCTCAACGACCTGGAGATCGAGAGCCCGCTGGCCGAGGTGCATACGGCGGCGGACTGGGACCAGCTCACCGACGCCTTCAACGCCACTTATGGCCGCGTCTATGCCGCCTCCGCCCGCTCGCCGGAGCTCGGATATTCGGTCACCGGCGCCATCATGCGCGGCATGGTGCCGATCCCCAAGCCGAAGATCCCGAAGGAGCCGGAACAGGGCGAGACCCCGCCCGAAGAGGCCAAGATCGGCACCCGCAAGTTCTATCGCAAGAAGAAGTGGGTGGATGCGCAGCTCTACCACATGGAATCGCTGCGTCCCGGCAACCGGGTGATGGGCCCCGCCATCATCGAATCCGACGCCACCACCTTCGTGGTGCCGGATGGCTTCGAGACCTGGCTCGACGGCCACCGGCTGTTCCACCTGAAGGAGGTGTGA
- the thiC gene encoding phosphomethylpyrimidine synthase ThiC, protein MLDEASTSSLKVTTGALPHSRKVFVSATRPDVRVAMREIAVSDPAERPVRVYDTSGPYTDTNAIIDLTQGLPQLRAQWIRERGDVEEVDGRVVRPEDNGLKDGQSTTLPQFDLTGRKPLRAKAGKRPTQMAYARAGIITPEMEYVAARENLAKANGGAHPHHQAMGLGAAIPADITAEFVRQEVARGRAIIPNNINHPETEPMAIGRNFLVKINANIGNSAVTSGVAEEVDKLVWATRWGADTVMDLSTGKNIHTIREWIMRNSPVPIGTVPIYQALEKVNGIAEELTWEIFRDTVIEQAEQGVDYITVHAGVRLPFVPLTANRVTGIVSRGGSIMAKWCLAHHKESFLYENFEELCEILAQYDVAFSLGDGLRPGSIADANDAAQFAELETLGQLTEIAWKHDCQVMIEGPGHVPLHLIRENVEKQLKVCHEAPFYTLGPLVTDISPGYDHISSAIGAAMIGWFGTAMLCYVTPKEHLGLPDRDDVKTGVISYKIAAHAADLAKGHPAARIRDDALSRARFSFRWRDQFALSLDPETAERYHDETLPAEGAKVAHFCSMCGPKFCSMKISQELKLEAGDIARAQADNLASAGMAEMAQKFRAGGGLIYTPAPDVAEPPPAAAE, encoded by the coding sequence ATGCTGGACGAAGCCTCGACGTCCTCTCTGAAGGTCACCACCGGGGCCCTGCCCCATTCGCGCAAGGTGTTCGTCTCCGCCACCCGGCCGGACGTGCGCGTCGCCATGCGCGAGATCGCCGTTTCCGATCCGGCCGAGCGGCCGGTGCGGGTCTACGACACCTCGGGCCCCTATACCGACACCAATGCCATCATCGACCTGACGCAAGGCCTGCCGCAGCTGCGCGCCCAGTGGATCCGCGAGCGTGGCGACGTGGAGGAGGTGGACGGGCGCGTCGTGCGTCCCGAGGACAACGGCCTCAAGGACGGCCAGTCCACCACTTTGCCCCAGTTCGACCTCACCGGCAGGAAGCCGCTGCGGGCCAAGGCGGGCAAGCGCCCGACGCAGATGGCCTATGCCCGCGCCGGCATCATCACGCCGGAGATGGAATATGTCGCCGCCCGCGAGAACCTCGCCAAGGCCAATGGCGGCGCCCATCCGCACCACCAGGCCATGGGCCTCGGCGCGGCCATCCCCGCCGACATCACCGCCGAATTCGTGCGGCAGGAAGTGGCGCGCGGTCGCGCCATCATCCCCAACAACATCAACCACCCCGAAACCGAACCGATGGCCATCGGCCGGAACTTCCTGGTGAAGATCAACGCCAATATCGGCAATTCCGCCGTCACCTCGGGCGTGGCGGAGGAAGTGGACAAGCTGGTGTGGGCCACCCGCTGGGGCGCCGACACGGTGATGGACCTGTCCACGGGCAAGAACATCCACACCATCCGCGAATGGATCATGCGCAATTCGCCGGTGCCCATCGGCACCGTGCCGATCTACCAGGCGCTGGAGAAGGTGAATGGCATCGCCGAGGAGCTCACCTGGGAGATCTTCCGCGACACGGTGATCGAGCAGGCCGAGCAGGGCGTGGACTACATCACGGTCCATGCCGGCGTGCGGCTGCCGTTCGTGCCGCTCACCGCCAACCGCGTCACCGGCATCGTCTCGCGCGGCGGCTCGATCATGGCCAAGTGGTGCCTTGCCCACCACAAGGAGAGCTTCCTCTACGAGAATTTCGAGGAGCTGTGCGAGATCCTCGCCCAGTATGACGTGGCCTTCTCGCTGGGCGACGGCCTGCGCCCCGGCTCCATCGCCGATGCCAACGACGCCGCGCAGTTTGCCGAGCTGGAGACGCTGGGCCAGCTCACCGAGATCGCCTGGAAGCACGATTGCCAGGTGATGATCGAGGGCCCCGGCCACGTGCCGCTGCATCTCATCCGCGAGAACGTGGAGAAGCAGCTGAAGGTGTGCCACGAGGCGCCCTTCTACACCCTCGGCCCGCTGGTGACCGACATCTCCCCCGGCTACGACCACATCTCCTCCGCCATCGGCGCGGCGATGATCGGCTGGTTCGGCACCGCCATGCTCTGCTACGTGACGCCGAAGGAGCATCTCGGCCTGCCCGACCGGGACGACGTGAAGACCGGCGTCATCTCCTACAAGATCGCGGCGCACGCGGCGGACCTCGCCAAGGGGCATCCGGCGGCGCGCATCCGCGACGATGCCCTGTCCCGGGCCCGCTTCTCCTTCCGCTGGCGCGACCAGTTCGCGCTCTCGCTCGACCCGGAGACCGCCGAGCGCTACCACGACGAGACGCTGCCCGCCGAGGGCGCCAAGGTGGCGCATTTCTGCTCCATGTGCGGGCCGAAGTTCTGCTCCATGAAGATCTCCCAGGAGCTGAAGCTGGAGGCCGGCGACATCGCCCGCGCCCAGGCCGACAACCTCGCCTCGGCCGGCATGGCCGAGATGGCGCAGAAGTTCCGCGCCGGCGGCGGGCTCATCTACACCCCCGCCCCCGACGTGGCCGAGCCACCGCCCGCTGCGGCCGAGTGA
- a CDS encoding acetone carboxylase subunit gamma produces the protein MAYTRSKIVDLVEGKIDPDTLHQMLSTPKDPERFVTYVEILQERVPWDDKIILPFGPKLFIVQQKVSKKWTVRCECGHDFCDWKENWKLHARVHVRDTPQKMEEIYPRLMAPTPAWQVIREYFCPECGTLHDVEAPTPWYPVIHDFEPDIDAFYTEWLGLPVPERAAA, from the coding sequence ATGGCCTATACCCGGTCCAAGATCGTCGATCTCGTGGAAGGCAAGATCGATCCCGATACGCTGCACCAGATGCTCTCCACCCCGAAGGACCCGGAGCGGTTCGTGACCTACGTGGAGATCCTGCAGGAACGCGTGCCGTGGGATGACAAGATCATCCTGCCGTTCGGCCCGAAGCTCTTCATCGTCCAGCAGAAGGTGTCGAAGAAGTGGACCGTGCGCTGCGAGTGCGGCCACGATTTCTGCGACTGGAAGGAGAACTGGAAGCTGCATGCCCGCGTGCACGTGCGCGACACGCCGCAGAAGATGGAGGAGATCTATCCCCGCCTGATGGCGCCGACGCCCGCCTGGCAGGTGATCCGCGAGTATTTCTGCCCCGAGTGCGGCACCCTCCACGACGTGGAGGCGCCCACCCCCTGGTATCCGGTGATCCACGACTTCGAGCCGGACATCGACGCCTTCTACACCGAATGGCTCGGCCTGCCGGTGCCGGAGCGGGCGGCGGCGTAG
- a CDS encoding sigma-54-dependent Fis family transcriptional regulator — MPYREIARAWEAFHQDGVASPDVRPAVLASWQRSRGHAIAATLSAAPLVSEAELHRRRQHNTRLITAARPAMDEARHFLSDARSMLILTDPEGTILETEGDVRAVDTGQEVKLQRGGRWCEAEIGTNAIGTALASGRPVQIHASEHFCAPVQRWTCAAAPVRHPSDGAVIGAVDISGSTDTFNPQNLAHAVALAHQIEAVLGRRMEMEHEQVLRHFLSKRSLWLTEEILAFGRSGALIYSTDRALKEVARRDARFIAGGRLAALKEVAPAAWTERVAALLPGASVEIVREDGEEIGGVVVLHAPRKPRPVLREGQREGVRDAEPFPFEAIVGDSAVMREVKEKARRMAESGLPILLEGETGVGKEVFARAIHAARAPCGPFVPLNCGGLPRDLIASELFGYEKGAFTGADATGKQGKVEAADGGLLCLDEIGEMPLELQSYLLRVLEDGVVYRVGGHTGRRVDLRLVSMTNRDLSGEVAAGRFRKDLFYRIAALRLRIPPLRERGEDVLMLIDHFGRAAAARAGLPAPRFTEGARAALAAYAWPGNVRELRNVVEMLLAMGSTSGDGGIDVADLPPEICAAADTPQGGTGLKAVEEAAIRAAVDACGGNLSRAARRLGIARSTLYMRLAALEGKARD; from the coding sequence GTGCCATATCGAGAGATCGCCCGGGCCTGGGAGGCGTTTCACCAGGACGGCGTCGCCTCACCCGACGTCCGCCCCGCGGTGCTGGCCTCCTGGCAGCGCTCACGCGGGCATGCCATCGCCGCCACCCTGTCCGCCGCCCCGCTGGTGAGCGAGGCGGAGCTGCATCGCCGCCGCCAGCACAACACCCGCCTCATCACCGCCGCCCGCCCGGCCATGGACGAGGCGCGCCATTTCCTCTCCGACGCGCGCTCCATGCTCATCCTCACCGACCCCGAGGGCACCATCCTGGAGACGGAAGGGGACGTGCGCGCGGTGGATACCGGGCAGGAGGTGAAGCTCCAGCGCGGCGGCCGGTGGTGCGAGGCCGAGATCGGCACCAACGCCATCGGCACGGCGCTGGCTTCCGGCCGGCCGGTGCAGATCCACGCCAGCGAGCATTTCTGCGCGCCGGTGCAGCGCTGGACCTGCGCCGCCGCCCCGGTGCGCCACCCCTCCGACGGGGCGGTCATCGGCGCGGTGGACATTTCCGGCTCCACCGACACCTTCAACCCGCAGAACCTCGCCCATGCGGTGGCGCTTGCCCACCAGATCGAGGCGGTGCTCGGCCGGCGCATGGAGATGGAGCACGAGCAGGTGCTGCGCCACTTCCTCTCCAAGCGCTCGCTCTGGCTCACCGAGGAGATCCTCGCCTTCGGCCGCTCCGGCGCGCTCATCTATTCCACCGACCGGGCGCTGAAGGAGGTGGCCCGGCGCGACGCGCGCTTCATCGCCGGCGGCCGCCTCGCCGCCCTGAAGGAGGTGGCCCCGGCGGCCTGGACCGAGCGCGTCGCCGCCCTGCTGCCCGGCGCCAGCGTGGAGATCGTGCGCGAGGACGGGGAGGAGATCGGCGGCGTGGTGGTGCTGCACGCCCCGCGCAAGCCCCGCCCGGTGCTGCGCGAGGGGCAGCGGGAGGGCGTGCGGGACGCCGAGCCGTTCCCGTTCGAGGCCATCGTCGGCGACAGCGCGGTGATGCGGGAGGTGAAGGAGAAGGCCCGGCGCATGGCCGAAAGCGGCCTGCCGATCCTGCTCGAAGGCGAGACCGGGGTGGGCAAGGAGGTGTTCGCCCGCGCCATCCACGCCGCCCGCGCGCCATGCGGGCCGTTCGTGCCGCTCAATTGCGGCGGCCTGCCGCGCGATCTCATCGCCAGCGAGCTGTTCGGTTACGAGAAGGGCGCCTTCACCGGCGCCGACGCCACCGGCAAGCAGGGCAAGGTGGAGGCGGCCGACGGCGGCCTGCTCTGCCTCGACGAGATCGGCGAGATGCCGCTGGAACTGCAATCCTATCTGCTGCGGGTGCTGGAGGACGGCGTGGTCTACCGCGTCGGCGGCCATACCGGGCGGCGGGTGGACCTGCGCCTCGTCTCCATGACCAACCGTGACCTGTCCGGCGAGGTGGCGGCCGGGCGCTTCCGCAAGGACCTGTTCTACCGCATCGCCGCCCTGCGCCTGCGTATTCCCCCGCTCAGGGAGCGCGGGGAGGACGTGCTGATGCTGATCGACCATTTCGGACGCGCCGCCGCCGCCCGCGCCGGCCTGCCCGCCCCGCGCTTCACCGAAGGCGCACGCGCCGCGCTCGCCGCCTATGCCTGGCCCGGCAACGTGCGCGAGCTGCGCAACGTGGTGGAGATGCTGCTCGCCATGGGGAGCACCTCGGGAGACGGCGGGATCGACGTGGCCGACCTGCCGCCGGAGATCTGCGCCGCGGCCGACACGCCGCAGGGCGGCACCGGCCTCAAGGCGGTGGAGGAAGCCGCCATCCGCGCCGCGGTGGACGCCTGCGGCGGCAACCTCTCCCGCGCCGCCCGGCGCCTGGGCATCGCCCGCTCGACCCTCTACATGCGGCTCGCCGCGCTGGAGGGGAAGGCGCGGGACTAA
- a CDS encoding hydantoinase B/oxoprolinase family protein encodes MNVNVNQSTLQGATRGIVRGGETLKEHRDRLMAATKATGHYAGLKTLELREKEPILYNKLFSRLRAGVVDARETAKKIAASPIVEQEGELCFTLYNAAGDSLLTSTGIIIHVGTMGAAIKYMIENNWEANPGVHDRDIFCNNDSLIGNVHPCDIHTIVPIFWEGELIGWVGGVTHVIDTGAVGPGSMATGQVQRFGDGYSITCRKVGANDTLFRDWLHESQRMVRTTRYWMLDERTRIAGCHMIRKLVEEVVAEEGIEAYWKFAYEAVEHGRLGLQARIKAMTIPGTYRQVGFVDVPYAHEDVRVPSDFAKLDTIMHAPCEMTIRKDGTWRLDFEGASRWGWHTYNAHQVSFTSGIWVMMTQTLIPSEMINDGAAYGTEFRLPKGTWMNPDDRRVAFSYSWHFLVSAWTALWRGLSRSYFGRGYLEEVNAGNANTSNWLQGGGFNQYDEIHAVNSFECAANGTGATAVQDGLSHAAAIWNPEGDMGDMEIWELAEPLLYLGRQIKASSGGSGKYRGGCGFESLRMVWNAKDWTMFFMGNGHISSDWGLMGGYPAASGYRFAAHKTDLKALIAEGKDIPFGGDTDPENPTWDAMLPKAQIKRDKQAITTEEMFADYDLYLNYMRGGPGFGDPLDREPQSVADDLNGGYVLERFAAQVYGVAVTKGADGLYVVDEAATKAARAQIRKDRINKSVPTREWMKGEREKILAKDAGTQVRQMFAASFKLGPKFEQQFRSFWDLPESWSLPEEEIGVPTYGSRYSMDISELPDVHTVQFVEE; translated from the coding sequence ATGAACGTCAACGTCAATCAATCGACCCTTCAGGGCGCCACCCGCGGCATCGTCCGTGGCGGCGAGACGCTCAAAGAGCATCGCGACCGGCTCATGGCGGCCACCAAGGCCACCGGCCACTATGCCGGGCTGAAGACGCTGGAGCTGCGCGAGAAGGAGCCCATCCTCTACAACAAGCTGTTCTCCCGCCTGCGCGCCGGCGTGGTGGACGCCCGCGAGACCGCCAAGAAGATCGCCGCCTCGCCCATCGTTGAGCAGGAGGGCGAATTGTGCTTCACCCTCTACAATGCGGCGGGTGACAGTCTTCTCACCTCCACTGGCATCATCATCCATGTGGGGACCATGGGTGCGGCCATCAAATACATGATCGAGAACAATTGGGAGGCCAATCCCGGCGTCCACGACAGGGACATTTTCTGCAACAATGATTCCCTGATCGGGAACGTCCACCCCTGCGACATCCACACCATCGTCCCCATCTTCTGGGAAGGCGAGCTGATCGGCTGGGTGGGCGGCGTCACCCACGTCATCGACACCGGCGCGGTGGGGCCGGGCTCCATGGCCACGGGGCAGGTGCAGCGCTTCGGCGACGGCTATTCCATCACCTGCCGCAAGGTGGGCGCCAACGACACCCTGTTCCGAGACTGGCTGCACGAGAGCCAGCGCATGGTGCGTACCACCCGCTACTGGATGCTGGACGAGCGCACCCGCATCGCCGGCTGCCACATGATCCGGAAATTGGTGGAGGAGGTGGTCGCCGAGGAGGGCATCGAGGCCTACTGGAAGTTCGCCTACGAGGCGGTGGAGCACGGCCGCCTCGGCCTCCAGGCCCGCATCAAGGCCATGACCATCCCCGGCACCTACCGGCAGGTGGGCTTCGTGGACGTGCCCTACGCCCATGAGGACGTGCGGGTGCCCTCCGACTTCGCCAAGCTCGACACCATCATGCACGCCCCCTGCGAGATGACCATCCGCAAGGACGGCACCTGGCGCCTCGACTTCGAGGGGGCGAGCCGCTGGGGCTGGCACACCTACAATGCCCACCAGGTGAGCTTCACCTCGGGCATCTGGGTGATGATGACCCAGACCCTCATCCCCTCGGAGATGATCAACGACGGCGCCGCCTACGGCACCGAGTTCCGCCTGCCCAAGGGCACCTGGATGAACCCGGACGACCGCCGCGTCGCCTTCTCCTATTCCTGGCACTTCCTGGTCTCGGCCTGGACGGCCCTGTGGCGCGGCCTGTCGCGCTCCTATTTCGGCCGCGGCTACCTGGAGGAGGTGAATGCGGGCAACGCCAACACCTCCAACTGGCTGCAGGGCGGCGGCTTCAACCAGTATGACGAGATCCACGCCGTGAATTCGTTCGAGTGCGCCGCCAATGGCACCGGGGCGACCGCGGTGCAGGACGGCCTCTCCCACGCCGCCGCCATCTGGAACCCGGAAGGCGACATGGGCGACATGGAGATCTGGGAGCTGGCCGAGCCGCTCCTCTATCTCGGCCGGCAGATCAAGGCGTCCTCGGGCGGCTCCGGCAAGTATCGCGGCGGCTGCGGCTTCGAGAGCCTGCGCATGGTCTGGAACGCCAAGGACTGGACCATGTTCTTCATGGGCAACGGCCACATCTCCTCCGACTGGGGGCTGATGGGCGGCTATCCGGCCGCCTCTGGCTATCGCTTCGCCGCGCACAAGACGGACCTCAAGGCGCTCATCGCCGAAGGCAAGGACATTCCCTTCGGCGGCGACACCGATCCGGAGAACCCCACCTGGGACGCCATGCTGCCCAAGGCGCAGATCAAGCGCGACAAGCAGGCCATCACCACCGAGGAGATGTTCGCCGACTACGACCTCTACCTCAACTACATGCGCGGCGGCCCCGGCTTCGGCGATCCGCTGGACCGCGAGCCGCAGAGCGTGGCCGACGACCTCAACGGCGGCTACGTGCTGGAGCGCTTCGCCGCGCAGGTCTACGGCGTGGCGGTGACGAAGGGGGCCGATGGCCTCTACGTGGTGGACGAGGCGGCGACGAAGGCGGCCCGCGCGCAGATCCGCAAGGATCGCATAAACAAGTCCGTCCCCACCCGCGAGTGGATGAAGGGCGAGCGCGAGAAGATCCTCGCCAAGGATGCGGGCACCCAGGTGCGCCAGATGTTCGCCGCCTCCTTCAAGCTCGGCCCGAAGTTCGAGCAGCAGTTCCGCAGCTTCTGGGACCTGCCGGAGAGCTGGAGCCTGCCGGAGGAGGAGATCGGCGTGCCCACCTACGGCTCGCGCTACTCCATGGACATCTCCGAGCTGCCGGACGTGCACACGGTGCAGTTCGTGGAGGAGTGA